The Brevibacillus brevis genome contains a region encoding:
- a CDS encoding ABC transporter ATP-binding protein — MEVVRMENVVKSYGEGNSKVDALKGIRLSIQQGEFVSIVGVSGSGKSTLLHILGGLDRPTSGQVFIGDHNIYDYTDDELSIFRRRKVGFIFQFFNLIPVLNVQENIALPMLLDDEPIDMKYLDELTEILGLHERKDHLPSELSGGQQQRVSIGRALMNRPQLILADEPTGNLDTRNTKEVMDLLRLTARKYNQTIVLITHDLAIASASDRIITIEDGTIISDQRLAAN; from the coding sequence ATGGAAGTTGTACGAATGGAAAACGTAGTAAAAAGTTACGGGGAAGGAAATAGCAAGGTAGATGCGTTAAAAGGGATTCGCCTTTCGATTCAGCAAGGAGAGTTTGTTTCCATCGTTGGTGTTTCCGGCTCTGGTAAAAGTACATTGCTGCATATTTTAGGCGGGTTGGATCGTCCGACTTCAGGACAAGTATTCATTGGGGATCATAATATTTACGATTATACAGATGATGAGCTTTCGATATTCAGAAGAAGAAAAGTCGGGTTTATTTTTCAATTTTTTAATTTGATCCCGGTATTGAATGTCCAGGAAAATATCGCGTTGCCCATGTTATTGGATGATGAACCGATCGATATGAAGTATCTGGATGAACTGACTGAAATCCTGGGTCTCCATGAACGGAAAGATCACTTGCCTTCCGAATTATCGGGCGGTCAGCAGCAACGGGTCTCCATCGGCAGAGCCTTAATGAATCGGCCGCAGTTGATTTTGGCGGATGAGCCCACTGGGAATCTGGATACACGAAATACGAAGGAAGTCATGGATTTATTACGATTGACAGCCAGGAAATACAATCAAACTATTGTTTTGATTACGCACGATCTTGCGATTGCTTCGGCTTCTGACCGGATCATCACGATAGAAGACGGTACGATCATTTCAGATCAACGGCTTGCTGCGAATTAG